From the genome of Haloarcula taiwanensis:
ACGCCACGCCCTCCGGCAGCATCGTAGGCGACCGCACGGACGGAGACAGAGCCGGATTCGTTGAATGTATGCGTGATGGTCGAGCTCCCGTTCTCGCCGGCGAGTCGCGTCTGGTTCTGAGCGGTGCCGTTGACGACCCAGGCGAGCGTTCGGAGGTCAGCGTCGCCGGCAGTCACATTGGCAGTCAGGTTCCGCTGGAGGCCAACGGGAACGGCAGATGGGGCCGAAACCGAGACTGACGGCCCGCCGGCGGCCACCACGTCGACATGGAGCGTGTCCGAACGCGACGCCCCGTCGTCATCAGTGACGGTGACAGTGACGTTGTATTGGCCGGTTTCAGCCGGTGAGAACGTCGTCTTGGCACAGGTCAGGCAGTCGGGTGTGCGTGCTGTGCCGTCCGGCGCTTCGATGGTCCACTCGAATGATTCAACTGTGCCATCGGGGTCGCGCGAGCCGTTGGCGTCCAACTGGACCGACGTCCCTCGCTCGACGGACTGGTCCAGTCCGGCGTCAGCAAGCGGTGGCTGGTTCTCGGTCGCCATCGCTGTTCCACAGAGAAGTGCTGAGAGGGCGAGGACCGACACCACGAGCGTCGTCATCCGCTGCATTGGCGTAACGTAGTTCCGCTTCCAGTTATAAAATTTCACAAGCCGTGATGAAATTAATGTAGCAGCGTCGCGAAACGGGGTAGCGTTCTGTCACGAGCGGTGGAGCCAACGGGCAGGGTTTAAGTACGCCACGGTGGGAAGTTCTGGCAATGGGTCTCAAATGTTCCGTCCTCGGGCACAAGTACGGTGAGACCACCGTCGAGCGCGAGCGCGAAGAGCAGGGTAGCGAAGTCGTCATCACCATCCAGGAACGGGAGACCTGTGAGCGGTGTGGAAATACGCGAATTGTCTCGGAAAACAAGGAGGTAACGGCTATCGAGACACCGTCGGACATCGCCAGCGACCTCGTCGAAGAAGAGTCCGGATCCGAAAGGCCGGAGACCGAGTCACAGCCGGAAGACGACCCGGCTGAGAGCACAGTCAGTCCCGATGACGAGGAAAGGGAGCGGTCGGACGGCTGGGACAGCGTCGACGACCCGGTCGAAGCGCCGGGGGACGCGGGACTCGACGACGCGGACGACGGGGAGTCGGTCGACCCGTCCGCCGACGACGCCGAGATTATCGACGACGGGGACGACGGCGAGGAGGAGAGCGGCGACGTGGAACTGGACGAGCCGACGACGACGGTCGACGTGCCGGACGCGGAAGGCGAGGAGCCGGTACCCGAAGACGAGACCGACCCCGAGAAAGACGACGGACTCATTCTCGGCGAGGAAGAGGAATCAGAGCCGGCTGGCGACGACCGACAGCCCGGTGAGTGGCCCGATGAGCCGGGAGATGACGGGGACGGCTGGTCGCCGGAGACAATGCCGGTCGACACCGGAACGGACGACGATTCGAGCGTCGAACCGACCAGCGACAGCGCCGTGACGGTTCCGGAGGGCGAGTTTGCCTGTCCAGAGTGTGGCTTCACCACCGAAGTGGAGTCGACATCGTTGCGTGCCGGGGACTTCTGTCCGGAATGTCACAAGGGGTCACTTATCACCCGTGACGAGGAGTGAACGCAAAGGGTAAGACAGCCCCTCGCAAAAACTCGCCCATGCGAGAGTACAAGATGCGACGGGGCGAGCATCTCGAAGACCGCGTCCCTGACATGGAAGCGTTCGTCGAGGAGTACTTCGGCGAAGTGACCGATACGGAAGAGTACGAAGGCAACGACCTGCTGGTCGTCGACGACCCGGACAACCCCGTGTTCGAGCGGGTCGTCGCGGGCCGCGTCGAGTACGGCTCGAAGAAGGACAAACTCGCGCTGCACATCGATGAGCGGCCTGCGGAGGAGGTCATAGCCGAAGGCAACGTCGATGCGGCCGAAGACGCCGTCGCCATCAAGAACGACTTCCTTGAGGAAGCGACCGACCGCGACGCGAAGGCGCGCCGCGATTCGCTGAAGCGCTCGGTCGAGGACGACGCCGACGCCCCGGACAACGTCTGAGGCCGGTCGTCGGGCGCGAGTCGTGAGTGCCGGCGATACGTGGCTCGTAGCTGCTGGTTCTTCCGGACCGAGTACCGCCATTATCACACAGCGTCAGACGGGCGTCACATCTAAATACGCTTGTGGCATACATTCACATACGCCTCACCCGGAGGCGCTCACAAGTATCCGGGGCACGAGACACCCCTCGTGTTGCCACGGACGCGGATTCCGGGGCAGCCTGTCATAGTTTGTCCGCCCGCCGGAGCGGACCCAATCCGGCATTCGCGGCCAGGTCAGGCATCGAGCCCGCAGCCCAGTTTTACCGGCCATGGAGGGACCCGAGCGACGGCGCTATTCGGCGAGCCCGTAGCCGCGCTTGAACAGCAGGAAGTCGATGGACAACACGACGACGGTCGTCCCGGTCAGGACGGCCAGCGACGTGTTCGGATCGATTTCGGTGACACCGATCATCCCGTAGCGGACGCCGTTCACCATGTATACCATCGGGTTGAGCAACGAGACGCTGCGCCAGAACGCCGGGAGGACTTCCAGCGAGTAAAACACCGCGCCGAAAAACACCAGCGGCCGGAGGATAAACTGGTTCATCACCGTCAGGTAGTCGAAGTCGCTCGCCCAGAGGCCGCCGATAACACCGAGCCCGCCGAACAGCGTGGTAATCACCAGCAGGAACGAGACGAGATACAGGGGGTTGGCGACGGGGACGGACGTGAATATCAGCCCGACGCCGACGATGAGCAAGGACGTGACGATACCACGGAGCGCACTGGCCGAGACGTAGGCGGCCACCATGCTCCGGTTCGACATCGGGGACGTGAGCACGGCCTGGATGTAGTCGTTCCAGCGCCCGTGGAAGATAGTAAAGGAGGCGTTCTCGAAACTGTCCGAAATGGCTCCGAGCACGACCAGTCCCGGCAGGACGAACTGGAGGTAGCTCACGCCCGCGATTTCGCCGATTCGGCTCCCCAGAATCACGCCGAACACAGAGAAATACAGCGCGTTCGTGATAATCGGCGGGAGGAAGGTGTTGTACGGCCGGCGGACGAACCGCAGCACTTCCCGCCGGGCCAGTGTCAGGAACTGCGTCGCGTTCGGGTTCATGCCGACACCTCCGCGTACTCGCGGTCGTCGCGGGTCATGTCGACGAACACCTCTTCGAGCGACGCGCGGCGGATCTCCAGCGAGGTGACGGTGTGGCCCTGCGATTCGAGTTCACGCATTATCGCGGGCGCAGTCTGGCTCCCGCCCATCGCGGTGACAGCCAGCCCTTCGTCGGTCAGTTCGATGTCGGTGATTCCCTCAACGTCGAGTCGCGGGGCCGTTCGCGGCATCTCGGCGAGCTCGAGGACGATAGTGTCCGTCCCGCGGGCCATCAGGTCGTCGGGGGTCGCCACCTCGACTTTCCGCCCGTCGTCCATGATGGCCACCCGGTCACAGAGCCGCTCGGCCTCCTCGATGTAGTGAGTCGTCAGCAAAATTGTGGTCCCGGCGTCGTTCATCCGGTTGATAATCTCCCAGAGGTCGTGGCGGAGCTGGACGTCGACCCCCGCCGTCGGCTCGTCGAGGATGAGCAGGTCCGGGTTCGAGACGAGCGCGCGGGCGAGGACGAACCGCCGTTTCATCCCGCCGGAGAGCCAGTCGAAGCGCGTGTCGCGCTTGTCCCAGATGCCGACGGTCTTCAGCGCGTCCTCGGCCCGCTCTCTGGCCTCGGCCCGGCTGATACCGTGGTAGCCCGCCTTGTGTTCCAGCACCTCGATGATGGGAAAAAAGCGGTCGACGTTGAACTCCTGTGGTGCGACGCCGATACGGTCGCGGACCTCGCGGTAGTCGTCCTCCACGTCGAAGCCGAACACCTCCGCGGTTCCCCCGTCCTTGTGGACGAGGCCGACCAGCGTGTTGATGAACGTCGTCTTGCCGGCCCCGTTCGGGCCGAGCAGGCCGAAGAACTCGCCTTGCTCGACTGTCAGTTCCAGGTCGTCGAGTGCCTGGACATCGCCGTAGCGCTTCTGTAACCCGCTAGCGCGTATCGCCGGTTCAGTCATTGCCGCCCTTAGCGTGGCGACACCGAAAAACGCATTGAAGCCCCCGAAAACCGGCAGTTAGACTGAGATAAGCTGACAAGGTCGACCGAACAGCGAGGTCCCGCCGACCCGACTAGCACACGCCTATCGGCCGAGTCGTTCCCGAGAGATGCCGACGCCAGCCGGCGTGATGATGAGCTGGTCGTCGTCCTTCTGGACGATGTCGCCGCCGACCTCGTTGGCGACCTGCTTGAGCTCGTCGCTGATGTGTTCCATCGTGCGGTCCTGTGTGGAGTGGCGCGTGATATCCGCGACGACCACGTCGCCGTCGTAGACGGCGTCTTTGATCTCGATGACGTCCTGCTTGTCACTGATGCGGGCGATACGGACCTGACGTTCGAGTTCCGTCCCGGTCATCTCGAATTCGTTCGCGTTCAGTTCGACGTAATCCTCGGTGTTCCGAGAGGACCCAGACTCCCCGAGGATCTTGCTCATCAGTCCCATGTCACTCACGGCGTTCGCTACCCGTTTCAACTTTTCGTCCATCGAACGTATCGCCACAGCACACCCTGATCGGCCGTGGTGACGACCGAGAACGACGTGGGCTGCACAAAACGTTATTTAGGTGATGGAACGAACACTGACACCGATGCGCCTGCCCTCCATCAGGTCAACGCCCAGTACCGTCGCAGCCGTCGGTGGCATCCTCTATGCCATCGGCGTACTGTCGTGGCTGTTTGCGAACGGCGTCCACTTTTCATCACACGACACGGCGACCCTTGCGTTCGGGGCCAGCTATGCCGCCGTCGGGATGTTCCTCACGGGTGCCGTCCCGCTGTATCTCTGTAGTCGTCTTTCGCTCGTCACGCCGGTGCTTGTGACGTTCTGGCTACTCGGCAACACGGTGGTTGAATGGCTCTACGGGACGCATCTCCACCCGCTGTCGTCGTATCTCACCGTCTGGCCCCTGTTGCTCGGCGTTGCCGTGGGCGCTGGCGTGGCCGAAGCGCTCCTCAGAGTTACGTTAGACCGTGGCTTCGACCGGTTCGGGCTCCGGCCGCTGGTGTGACTGAAGCGAGTACAGAACTGCCCTACACCGAAAACTCGAACAGATCGTCGCCGACGTGGTGGAGCGACTTGACGACTTTCCCGCTGTCGCCGACCATATCGTCGCCGTCGGTCTGCGCGCGGCCGACAGCGAGGAACTTCCCGTGGGACTCCTCGTTGATGACGACCAAATCGCCCTCACTGATGTCGTCGTCGGCCTCGGTGATGCCCGGCCGCATGATGTCCGCGCCGTCTGAGACAAAGGAGACGGCCCCGGCGTCGACGGTGACGACGTGTTTCTCGGGCGGGTGCTGGTTGGCGCCCTGTACTGTGAGGAACGGCTCTTTCTCGGCGGCTTCGCCGCCTCCATCCGAGGGACGGGGTCCCTCGCGATCTAGGTAGAGGACGAGCGGGTCGCCGTCGACGAGGACGACGTCCCAGTCGCTGTCGTCGAACTCGACCTTCTCGAAGCTATCCGCGTCGAGTTCGACACCGAGATTCTCCGACAGCGCCGTCGTGATGGTGTCAACCTCGTCCGAACGGAGGTGGTGTCGCGACTTGACTTCCATACCCGCGTCTCGTCGGCGACAGAGGGTAAGCGTAACGAAGCGTGCGAGGCGGCGGACGCAGGTTTTTGTCCGCGCGGACCAAGGTCGGAGTATGCGAGTCGTCACGCTCCTGCCCTCGGCGACGGAGATCGTCTACGCGCTCGGTGTCGAGCCGGTCGGTGTCTCACATGAGTGCGACCATCCGCCAGCGGCCCGCGAGAAGCCGTCGGTCAACCGCTCGCGCGTCGACCCGACAGCATCGAGCGGCGAGATAAACGAGCAGGTCGCGGCCGCCGAGGAGAGCGACGGCGTCTACGCCATCGACCACGAGACACTGGCGGAACTGGAACCCGACCTCATCGTCACTCAGGGCGTCTGTGACGTGTGTGCCGTCGATCACGTGCTGGTCGCCGAGGCCGTCGAGGAACTGGGACTGGACGCCGACGTACTGACACTCGATGTCCACAGCCTCGACGACCTGTTCGACTCCATCCACCGGGTCGGTGCAGCGGTCGGGCGTGACGACCGCGCCGCCGAACTCGTCGCCGACCTCAGGGACCGGGTCGCGGCCGTCGAGACGACGGCAGCACGGGCCAAGACGACACCTCGCGTGGCGGTGCTGGACTGGCTGGACCCGGTGATGGTCGCCGGCCACTGGGTCCCGGAAATGATCGAGACGGCCGGCGGCACTTACGGAATGGAAGAGTCCGGCGCGCACTCCCGGCCGCGTGAGTGGACGGCGGTCCGCGAGTACGACCCCGAGGTGCTGGTGGCTGCGCCCTGTGGTTTCGACGTGGCACAGACTCGCGAGAACCGCGCCGACCTGACCGACCGCCCCGGCTTCGACGACCTGACGGCCGTCCGCGAGGGCCGGGCGTACGTGATGGACGGCCACCACTACGTCAACCGGTCGGGGCCGCGGCTCGTAGACACGCTTGAGTTCCTGGCGGCACTCGTCCATCCGGACCTGTTCGAGA
Proteins encoded in this window:
- a CDS encoding ABC transporter — encoded protein: MNPNATQFLTLARREVLRFVRRPYNTFLPPIITNALYFSVFGVILGSRIGEIAGVSYLQFVLPGLVVLGAISDSFENASFTIFHGRWNDYIQAVLTSPMSNRSMVAAYVSASALRGIVTSLLIVGVGLIFTSVPVANPLYLVSFLLVITTLFGGLGVIGGLWASDFDYLTVMNQFILRPLVFFGAVFYSLEVLPAFWRSVSLLNPMVYMVNGVRYGMIGVTEIDPNTSLAVLTGTTVVVLSIDFLLFKRGYGLAE
- a CDS encoding ABC transporter ATP-binding protein, translating into MTEPAIRASGLQKRYGDVQALDDLELTVEQGEFFGLLGPNGAGKTTFINTLVGLVHKDGGTAEVFGFDVEDDYREVRDRIGVAPQEFNVDRFFPIIEVLEHKAGYHGISRAEARERAEDALKTVGIWDKRDTRFDWLSGGMKRRFVLARALVSNPDLLILDEPTAGVDVQLRHDLWEIINRMNDAGTTILLTTHYIEEAERLCDRVAIMDDGRKVEVATPDDLMARGTDTIVLELAEMPRTAPRLDVEGITDIELTDEGLAVTAMGGSQTAPAIMRELESQGHTVTSLEIRRASLEEVFVDMTRDDREYAEVSA
- a CDS encoding RNA-binding protein, with translation MEVKSRHHLRSDEVDTITTALSENLGVELDADSFEKVEFDDSDWDVVLVDGDPLVLYLDREGPRPSDGGGEAAEKEPFLTVQGANQHPPEKHVVTVDAGAVSFVSDGADIMRPGITEADDDISEGDLVVINEESHGKFLAVGRAQTDGDDMVGDSGKVVKSLHHVGDDLFEFSV
- a CDS encoding cobalamin-binding protein, coding for MRVVTLLPSATEIVYALGVEPVGVSHECDHPPAAREKPSVNRSRVDPTASSGEINEQVAAAEESDGVYAIDHETLAELEPDLIVTQGVCDVCAVDHVLVAEAVEELGLDADVLTLDVHSLDDLFDSIHRVGAAVGRDDRAAELVADLRDRVAAVETTAARAKTTPRVAVLDWLDPVMVAGHWVPEMIETAGGTYGMEESGAHSRPREWTAVREYDPEVLVAAPCGFDVAQTRENRADLTDRPGFDDLTAVREGRAYVMDGHHYVNRSGPRLVDTLEFLAALVHPDLFETPPRDAVVELGTVRA